One Serinus canaria isolate serCan28SL12 chromosome Z, serCan2020, whole genome shotgun sequence DNA window includes the following coding sequences:
- the MRPS36 gene encoding LOW QUALITY PROTEIN: alpha-ketoglutarate dehydrogenase component 4 (The sequence of the model RefSeq protein was modified relative to this genomic sequence to represent the inferred CDS: inserted 1 base in 1 codon), which produces MGSKMAAATRAVQVVKPHTPLIKFPDRKSGPRPKIQGSLQASMPSLLASRXQESVGGISPAFQNISPVSRVQGTPDTSELTRTLPQKYRRKQMSDEEIEYIQRGGPE; this is translated from the exons ATGGGCAGCAAGATGGCGGCCGCTACCAGGGCGGTGCAG GTAGTCAAGCCACATACTCCATTAATAAAGTTCCCAGACAGAAAAAGTGGTCCCAGACCTAAAA TACAGGGTTCTCTACAAGCAAGTATGCCATCTCTCCTTGCTTCAA CACAGGAATCTGTAGGAGGCATATCACCGgcctttcaaaatatttcacctGTTAGTAGAGTACAAGGCACACCAGATACTTCTGAATTAACAAGAACTTTACCTcagaaatacagaaggaaacaaatgtCAGATGAAGAGATTGAATATATTCAA CGTGGAGGTCCAGAATAA
- the CENPH gene encoding centromere protein H, with the protein MAALTWDMAPARAPTPIPAPAPAPAPAPTPAPAPAPAPTPAPAPAPAPTPAPAPTRELELTPASAWSQGGGGSYGDVSVPTLLRLRDRMKEQLAEYETAILAGQENLFGHGIEENFIQSATQDLERDIEEAKVSFQNKMLALQRIQIMDALRNKFKQDDEDSRMILETMKHIVLLSRTIIDYQQQVHQKEEQLINLKRERLSLKKRGGEKLQQIPTMMKRQKEKQASVNVIETEKMLKKLEKERQIITIIKNVFQNVIIGSRVNWAEDTSLKAIVLQLEKNVHFQ; encoded by the exons ATGGCGGCACTGACCTGGGACATGGCCCCGGCCCGGGCGCCGACCCCgatccctgccccagccccggccccggccccggccccgactcctgccccggccccggccccggccccgactcctgccccggccccggccccggccccgacTCCTGCCCCGGCCCCGACCCGAGAGCTGGAACTGACTCCGGCCTCGGCGTGGTCCCAGGGCGGTGGCGGAAGCTACGGCGACGTGAGTGTCCCCACTCTGCTCCG CCTGAGGGACCGAATGAAGGAGCAGCTCGCGGAGTACGAGACGGCTATTCTTGCCG GTCAGGAAAATTTATTTGGTCATGGAATTGAAGAAAACTTTATCCAGAG tGCCACACAAGATTTGGAAAGAGATATAGAGGAAGCAAAAGTCTCTTTCCAGAACAAGATGTTGGCCTTGCAAAG GATCCAAATTATGGATGCCCTGAGAAACAAATTCAAACAAGATGATGAGGACTCACG TATGATCCTGGAAACAATGAAACACATAGTATTGCTCAGCCGGACAATAATTGACTATCAGCAG caagTACATcagaaggaagagcagctgaTTAACCTTAAAAGGGAAAGACTCT CACTAAAAAAACGTGGAGGAGAGAAACTACAGCAAATTCCTACCATGATGAAAAGGCAAAAGGAGAAACAAGCAAGTGTGAATGTCATTGAAACAGAGAAGATGCttaagaaattagaaaaagaaagacagattattacaataattaaaaatgtgttccaG AACGTCATAATTGGAAGCAGAGTTAACTGGGCAGAAGATACATCTTTAAAGGCAATTGTTCTACAGCttgaaaaaaatgtgcattttcagtGA